ACCATGGAAGCTTTCACCTTGCTCAAATACTGGAAACCAACTCAAGAAACACTTCAACCCACCACACTTCCTGAAATTGCTACtactgaagaagaagaagacatcCAAATTACCactgatgaagaagaagaagaagaagatgagcctTACTTTGACTTACACTTCACTGTAcctgaagaagaagatgaagaacaagaacaaCCAGAAGAAGAACTAGTAGAAGCTAATGAGTCTGATAGTGAATTCAGGTTTACTATTTCACCTGCAACCAATGAGAAAGTTCAATTGGAACTTGATTCCTCTCAACCTAACTCTAAGCCACAGTTTACAGCTTCATTCTTCAAATCTGCAACCAAGTTCCGTGTTTTCATGTTGGGTCTCAACAAATCCAAATCCTCTACTGCTCAAAATCCTAACCAACAACAACCAGAGTTGCAGAAGAAGAAGCTCTTCACTGTCAAATTCAAGGTGGATGAAGTTCCATTTGTTTCTTTCTTCACTAGAGATAACAGTTCCAAAGGAAAAACTGCTACTGATGATAAAGTTTCTTCAAAGGAAAAGAAGCAAGACAACACTGAAGAAGAATCACAGTTACATTCACCTTCTTCTGAGGACAAAATGAGTTTCTCAAAAGAAGTAATGCAAAAGTATTTGAAAAAAGTTAAGCCTCTCTATGTAAAAGTTTCTCGTAAGTATGCTGAGAAGCTAAGATTTTCCGGCCAGCTAAATACGTCGCCGGTGAAGAAACCGGCGACGGAGAAGGTTGAGACGGAAGTAGATACTACTAAGAATGGGGGAAAAGATGTAAAATGTCAGAAACAGGGGACTCTGCCTCTGCCTGCAGGGTTGAGAGTTGTGTGCAAACGTTTAGGGAAGAGCCGTTCGGCATCGTCGGCAACGCCTTCGCCGGATGCGACAACAGTGTCGTCGTCATCGCGGCGGCGAGATGATTCAATTGTGCAACAACAAGATGGAATTCAGAGTGCCATTTTGCATTGTAAAAGCTCATTCAATGCTTCTAAAGGTAAACCACACTTTCTTCATGTTGGGGAGGGGaccatttgttttgttttttactagTATTAATTACttgtataatataattttttgtttattgaatTACGCGTGTGGATTTCCTGCTGTCAATATTGACGCAGTTTTCACGCAGTAGTCATTTATTACTGTTTGATCTGACATGTACGACTGTGATTATTTTCACTAATTTATTACTTTATCAATTTAAACTGTTTGATCAACAATCAATAGCTGAGATCAAAAACCGCGTGAAAACTGCGTGCTTTTCGACTGTAGCAAATCTCAATCCTTGAATTACTACTATTAATTACTTGAataatactataattttttgtttattgaattttattcgTGTGTTGTTACAGAATGTGGGTCTTCTTCTGAGATTGAAACGATGAAGAAAAGTTGCTTGCAAAATGAGTTGGGAAGTTGAGGGAGGGTCCTTGAATTGAACTGTTTGTTTATAGTACAACAGTAAGGCACGGTGAATGCGTTACGTTTTGAAATGTCCCCAGTGAGTAGTTATGGTGTACGTACAAAGTAGTAAAATGTTACTTACTCCTAGTAATAGTATCGTACTAGGCTATAGCTGGCTTCTTTAATCAGAGTTAATATGAGCATGAGCATGTATTTATTGTAGACGTGAAAATGTTGGGTTGTACTACTACTAGGGGGCAACGTTGTGGCTATTGCAGGTCACAGTAACTGTTTTCCCATGAAGGATGTAGTAATAGTAATCCTAGAGTTTATTTTGTTTACTAAATCAGAGTTAGTATAATGTTCTTTAATGGttattgtaattaaaattagCTATGATGGTTTGCTGCAGATCATGACGATATTTTATGacctttaaaaatatataactattgttatagagcctcaaaattttgagtcgCGATATCGCCGCACACCCTGCACATGGTTGTGGGCCGACCCTGTTATGCCTAAGTTTGTGACCAAAGTCACTGTGAAATAGTGTATTTAGCGAAATAGAAACTATTTTAGTTCTTGAATGTGTGTGACGCTATGGTTATCTTCATTCATTATAGTTCTTTTAAGTGTATGAAAATTGcaaatacattttaattttatatggcCTAAGTTGAGCAACAAAAGAATGCATTATTTATCTGAAATAGAAAGTGTTGGTGGTAGACTAGCCGGTAGGGAGGTTCCCTCAAATTCATGCTACCGTGTTTATaatgaatgaaatgaatgaTACATACAGTACATTAGTACGGCAAGATCCACCAAAATCCTATCTATCCTTTTTTGTGTATTGAGGTGAGGTAGTACAGTACTGCTCCCCAGTActgaacaaacaaacaaacagcTCTATGCTCCATTCCTTTTCTGAATCAATGTATGTTTCAAACCCGCTTCAGTGGTCCAATGGATGTGAATtggtaaaaatgaaaacaatggGTGTAGATTTGATAAAGTTAGAAATTTGGAGTATATCCCGAGACGACGGAAAATGCGGTGAGAGAAGTGGGAGGGAAAGATGGGAACATGAGCAGTGAAAAGTAATAAGATTGTTTTTGGGTAAAGGTAAGGTAGGGAAAGGGAAAGTGTTGTTAACGCAGACAACGAATCAGGACTTGTAATTTCTTTTGACTAAAATGTTTCTTTACTTAAAAACTCTACTACTTTAAATGTCAAACAAGACAGGTTAATAGACTGCTGACTCGTCGATTTGAAATTATAATTCCCTTAcccaaatccatccaaaatactcCTGTGACTGTGACAAGAATAAACAGACATTTGTGATCTTACACTTTCATAGGAGTCGATGCAGTTGTTGTGTGAAATGGGTTACTCATCCAACTCCCTGATCGAGAGtagttgaaagaaaaaagaggtagaaagttattataaatatgaagaGTTAATTTGAGTTTTATTCACCACAATAACTTTAGTCTCTGAGTGATTGAACTTGGGTAGTTGTGAGTTTTGAGAGGAGAGTTTGCAATTTTTTGtagatttagttttatattattgtaGATTTGGtagtaaaatattattgtgagttgattttgtttggttttatttATTGGTTGAATATTCCGTTTGTTTTTATTGCGTGGAGTTTTTTTCCTGATTGCTTTACCAACATTAGTATGGTGGTGCTCCTCTTTAGTTCCGATAAATGGAAAGAGGATTTtctacctgcaggtgctccgacaCTCAAGTTAGTAAGAGTATGAAACAAATGTTTCAAGAGTAGAGAATAATATATGTgtcctgaccaaaaaaaaaaaaaaaagagaataatatATGTGACTCCTCCGCATGAGAGGAATATATATGAGCCCCAGCGTCGGACCAAGACTATTGATGAGCGCATCAACGCCATCAATGATTGTCGAAAAACAGCTAAGAAGCCTTGATAGACACTAAATGCGTATCATTCCGATGTCGGACATTATAGTAAGGCTGGATACGGTGGGCAGAAGCGCACGATCTTGAGGCTATCATGCTTGGGCTGTGTTCGACGATCGGTGAAGGGAAGGTTGGGTTGCCAGAACAATTTGTGTCTTTAAATTATTGTATCAGTCTTCTACAATCATTTTACATTTCAAGTCGGATTAAACGAATCAATAAATTGAATCATTCTctggtaaaaaaaattggaatcaTTCCTCAGTTTAATTGATTGAAACGGTCAGTTCCATCCAAGTTGTAAAACCCAGGAGGTTAATAGAAGCACAAATTCAATTCAAGCCTCCAACATTAAATTGAGTAAAAAGCCTtcaacatttaatttaataataaaataaaaaagcctccaacattaaacaaaatcaaaccaTTTCAACACTCCAAATAAATGAGTTTGGGAGGCTGCCATCTACTAAAATTAAAGACTGAATTGATTTAATTGGTAAAAATTTGAACCATTAAAATAAGTGCTCATGAGTTTGATTTCTTGTTACGAAAATAATTCAAATGTTATGTATCTTATGAGTATTTTTATAAAGATTAGTCATCATTAAACGACGgagaattattatataatttaaactCTTTATCTTTCTAAAATTACAATCCAATCTCAACACAAATTACCCACCTTTCACGATTTTTGTTGGCAGGATTTGCAATGATGAACCGAGTCAACTCCAACATAATTCAGAACTCGACTTGATAATTACTTCGTTGAATTTGGTTTATGAACCAAATCAACTTCATGTAAGCTAAAAATCATGTTCCTTAAATAAATGAGTTGAACTTAAGTTATATATAATTCGACTTTGTTTGGTTCATGACTTAACTCGTTATATATTGCATTTTAGAAGTGGAAGATGTATTTTGAGGATATTATAGTGaaatttttgttggttttttccTCTATTGATGCTTGTACTAATTTTGGTacggttttttatttttttgttttttagtgtttgtagctAACTATGTTTATagttttctatatttatttgcatatttatacatgtgtgaactttgatttgtgtatattttttaaacactTTGTGTTCGgataatcttttattttaattaaatttatgacTTTTAAACAAATTAGAGATCTAAAAACATTGActtttttcatacaaaaaatgataaataaaatgaacaagcGAGTTGAACAATTGACGAACCAAATCTAGCGAGTAGAACCAAGTTGTTCATGAAGTTTTAACGAGTTAAAGTCGATCTAGAAAAAAGTTTTTATTGACTCTAGCCGAATTGAGCTCCGGTGAGTTCTACTTGACTCGGCTCATTTCAAACCCTAGACGAATGATAACAATTACACACAACTAAGAGATGAAAAGACGCTTGGGGCTCAATTTGTTGTGTTTAATTGTCATATTTGTTGAAAGTATTGTACTCCACGCTGGCGGACAAGTTGAAATACCCGACACAGGGTGTGCTCTTAGGATGCATAAGTGGGAGGTTCTCTTTCGCCATATTTATAGGCAAGCAAATTAAATCTCTGGCTTACGGGCTAGACTCTTCATCGGGATCCTTGTCTTTAATCATCCTCCACAGGGGTGTGTTAATCTCTTATGGAATGATTACACTGACGTTGATTTTAACCATAGAATTCTTTGTGTAATTTGTCGTAAGTCTTCAATTGTATCAAAAAAATAAGTGACAATAATGATCATTTTACTATTTCGAGCGAAATTAAACTCGACATCTTGAAGTTATAATGTCAAACTCTTATCACCAAGCTAAGAACCCGATGtatgtaaataatattaaaaaaaatcatagtgtATGTCCTCATTATTCTCATTGATAGGTTAGGTCAACACATGTCTCCAGTTGAGTATATCCTTAGGTACCGCTCATGATTCCATTATATCCTTCTCTGAAATCATTTAGGTACCGCTCATGTCTCCAGTTGAATATAACTGATTTGTCTTGTTTTTCTATTTGAGAGGGACATTAAACCTAACAACAGTGTGGATACAAAATCCAAAACCGGTTACTTACAGTTTGGGTGGGCCAAGCTTCACTATGACTCTATGTGAATGggtatataatttgttttagatCTGCTTTTCATTCATGATAACCAAGCTGAATCTTACTTAACAATGATTTTCTGCTTTAAATtttcaacaaaagaaaatcatatTCGTTGGAATGCAAACCAAACTCCAATCACTTAACTGATTTTGATTAACTTAATCATGATAAGATTTACATCAAGGAAACTCCAGATTCTATTTCACACATACAATGTTGCCTTAAATTGTTTACATTCTTCATTTGAATGAAAACTCATGTTCTTAGTCAAAAAAATGTAGATGAAACATTTCTAACTAAGTATTTGAGAAAAACAACCTAAAGAGACATGATCCTTTTGGTACAATATATCTACAAAAATACTATAATACAAAGTTTTACAAATATTGTCTTCGTAAGTGCAGCTCAGATGATATATGGACGCTCAAGAACGTTGATATGTTGCCGCGCAACCTCATATCTGCTAAGCTCTCGGACAAAAACAAATCTCACAAATACTAGTTACCAGAATTGAAtccttaaaaaagaaaatctaaatctaaatatTAACATATCCAACACAATTATCACCACGAGTGATTGACTTAGAAGTGATATTGTATTGACTAGTACAATTCAACTCAACTCCAACTTTCCTCTTAAACATATTCAATATTTTCACTTTTCCACTCATCTTTGTATAGGTGCTAAAATTCAAACCTTGATCTCTAATATCTAAAATCCAATCTGGATtatccacaattttttttggattaatcACCAACGTTACGTTGAACCTCGCTGTTCTTTGCGCCTTAGCTTTCCCTGGCGGCGTTATACCCGCTCCAATTTCAATATCATTATAGAAAATAGAAGTATTAACAGCTCCATACCTGAAAGTGAATGAATTTGTATTCTTCACTGACATATCAGCTAAAATTGTAGCGCTATCCGAACCGCGGAGGAAACTTCCACCGATAAGAGTAACAGCATTCATTTTAACTTCAGGGTCTTTTACATTGTAGACAGTAAAAGCTAGAACTATGAGtatgacaataaataacaaaagaATTGCAGTGATACATCCACACCATGTAACACACTTTTTAATCCGTTTTGCTTTGCGTTCTGATAAGTGTTGATGTTGATTATCTGCACTTGGACTGCTGAAATGAGTGGTTAATGATATGAAATTTGGTTCTGCAGGTTTGAATTGCTCTCTTTGTGTATAAgccattttcttttttttgtgtgCCTTTGTGTTATGGTGTTTTTGCTACTTTCtaatagtataatttttttttgtcattggTTGTACTTATTTAAATGGTGGATCCATGATCCATTTATTATGTCACATGTGTAAGCATATTTCAAATGGTTGATTATGTGATAATGATGGGTATGTGTCTTGTATTTTAAGTTTAAGTTAAGCATTTGAGGGATTTTAATGAGTTTGGTCAATGGTTGATATATTCAATACGCGTTTACACCAATAGCTGCGGTGAGATAGAACCGTTGACTAATAATTAATGGGTATGGCTGGAATTAATGAGAAGGGTATGATTAGAAAAAGGTAATAAATTATGACAAAAGAAATTGGAAGGAATCAAGACATAGCGTGCTTGAAGGGATACGTCTGTCCTATCTAGAAGAAGTGGTAATGTGAAAAGCTACTCTTTCTAAAAAAGTTTAGGTTCAAACTTCATTTAACTTGACAGATAAACATACCAGTAGTAGTAtattagtagtaatttttttagtatatattGTATCTATTGTGCTTCCTAAAATACATATGAAGGTGTAATGAGTTTATGCCTGACTTCTCATATTAAAAGACGAATTAATAGTTGGTAGAAGtgttaaaagataatattaggGGTATGTCTTTTCACCGTCGTGTAGCGTTGTAATTTCTCTTTTTTGGGTTCAGACCCTTTTgtatcccaaaaaaatatatatttacaaaataaataaacaaatataagtatatagtataattttttttaaaaaaaaattggtaattttaaattgaaacttatattaaaaaattcgAGACACAGGTAAATGTTAAGTTTTCATCACCGTACGGTGACTAATTTTCATCAAAGAACATGTGAGACACATAAGGTAAGTTGTTTATACATGTGAGACACATAAGGTGAGTTCTTTTTGTGCAACCGATTTTTTCTCACAGGAGACTCCATACTATCTACTTAAATGATTCAAGAATCTTATCAGACCAATTAATTATTAGTATCTACAGTagttatttaacaaaaataaagtaGGTCAAGTTCCATTTCCATCCAACTATTTTATTGAGTTTCACTGGTTGTGATTTGTGAATCAGTTAAATACAATTGACTTATTCAAGAAAAACAAGGCTTGGAATTTATAACACAGAAACAGACAAGGCTTGGAATTTAtatcttttccatttttaatGTTATGCCGGGGAAGACCGGAAGAGAAGAAGAGTTAAAGCCCAAGTGATCaaattcaacaaaaacaaagagaaaGATCAAATAGTATTGACTTAGTCATGAAAGACAAGGCATGGaatttatatagaaaaatgaTACTATGCACTATCTTACAAATAGAAAAATGTTATGCATATATAGTAATTGTCTCAAAAGTCTTATAACCAATTTCTTACAAATAGAGGAACAACAAAGTAATAAGTTGTATTTGAATTTGAGGTCATGCTTTTCATTTGCGGACAAAAAAAGTCTTGCTGAATATCCActcgttttttttatttaactcacttttacatgaatatattcaaacataaatcactttatcTTCAACTCAAtttatgtcaaaatcaattttacagaatcaattctgccaaaatcaaattttctcaccGCAGTACCAAACATACATTAAATGTTTAAAGGAAAGAGTGATACTCAAATGGAACCTTCAACACTTTTCATGAGTTTTTGGAATATTCAGGTCATACTTTGATGCTGTAAGTAAACTAAGTGCAGATAGTAGTACCAAAGCAACTATTTCACCAGAGAAGCACACTAACAGTCCATCAACTCATTTGTTTAATTTGTATTCTTCACTATATCTATCCAATAATGTGTAGTATGATACAAAAGATAAAAGAATAACACTAATGGTTACcttgataaaagaaaatataaaacacTATATTAGTCTCATTTATATACATATAGACTCTCCCCAAAAGAAAAGCCAAACCAAAATCAGGGTTCTGTTGAGAGACAGAAAGAGGATCATAAAAGCAAGTGAGAGTGGCCTTTTTCATCCTCATTTTTTCTGGTATTCATCGAATTTACTCGAAGGAAAATGAGGAAGTTACGCTTAAGAAAACACCTAATCCCTTGTCCCCTTACCTCCTTTTATCATTCTTTATCCTCAAAACTGtcaatttcatttcattgcGGATCTATCTGCAATAATCAATGTAGCTTCCAATTAGGTCAATGTCTCCAACGTTTGCAACGTGTAATGTATAATACATAAGCTGCAGTTATCTCTTCTTTGCAGCCACATGAATGATGAGATGCCAAGCAAGTTTGCCGTCTGGTATGTACGATGCTTCACATTCTATACAGaaaatgttttagcttattggACATAAGCTTATAATAAGGCCATTGATCTCAGCTCCATCCAAATTAGTTAGAAATGCTCCTTGTGGAATTCAAACTTTGTTGGACCCTTTTCGTTGAACTCGAAGCATAACTTATTAAGTTCTTTGGCCAAAACCGGTGCACCACAGTAAAACACCCCTGATATGAATTAAGACAGCCATAATGTTAGCtaaagaaaaacagaaaaaagtCTACCATGCTAGCCTGCCATTATGAAGTACCGATATATGCTTGATGGAGACTAACCTATTCGTCCACTATAGTGCTTGGAACACATTTTCGAGAAAACCTTCTTCCAATTAGGCCTAGCAAAATGTGTCCGTACCTGTTAAGTAGAAATTCAAAGCAGTTATAATTTACTCACTTTCGGCTTAGAGATTAAAAGAGCATCAAGAAAAAGAAGGCTTACCCTGGTTCCAGAAACAATATCAACTCCATTTTTGGCATGGTTTAGTGCTTGAACCATGGTGATAAGGGCCGATCTAGCATCTCCTTCCTCATATACGCTAGTCAAGTAGTTGTGCATCTCAATGACACCCTGAAGTCCATAATATGACGATCAACATTAGGCAATTGCAAGTAATCCTTATTCATCTTGCAGAAGGGGaaaaaaatacttataattCTTCAGGAGCGAGTATCTATAACATAAATGAATCTTCTGCAATATAACTAATACCCTTTGATCAAGTTCAGCTACTTCGTTCATGACTCCTTTGAACCAATCAAAAGAGCCTTGCTCTCTTGTAACCC
This portion of the Trifolium pratense cultivar HEN17-A07 linkage group LG3, ARS_RC_1.1, whole genome shotgun sequence genome encodes:
- the LOC123915732 gene encoding uncharacterized protein LOC123915732, with protein sequence MAYTQREQFKPAEPNFISLTTHFSSPSADNQHQHLSERKAKRIKKCVTWCGCITAILLLFIVILIVLAFTVYNVKDPEVKMNAVTLIGGSFLRGSDSATILADMSVKNTNSFTFRYGAVNTSIFYNDIEIGAGITPPGKAKAQRTARFNVTLVINPKKIVDNPDWILDIRDQGLNFSTYTKMSGKVKILNMFKRKVGVELNCTSQYNITSKSITRGDNCVGYVNI
- the LOC123918382 gene encoding probable membrane-associated kinase regulator 2; its protein translation is MEAFTLLKYWKPTQETLQPTTLPEIATTEEEEDIQITTDEEEEEEDEPYFDLHFTVPEEEDEEQEQPEEELVEANESDSEFRFTISPATNEKVQLELDSSQPNSKPQFTASFFKSATKFRVFMLGLNKSKSSTAQNPNQQQPELQKKKLFTVKFKVDEVPFVSFFTRDNSSKGKTATDDKVSSKEKKQDNTEEESQLHSPSSEDKMSFSKEVMQKYLKKVKPLYVKVSRKYAEKLRFSGQLNTSPVKKPATEKVETEVDTTKNGGKDVKCQKQGTLPLPAGLRVVCKRLGKSRSASSATPSPDATTVSSSSRRRDDSIVQQQDGIQSAILHCKSSFNASKECGSSSEIETMKKSCLQNELGS